In Cottoperca gobio chromosome 19, fCotGob3.1, whole genome shotgun sequence, the genomic window AATAAATAttatcagaaaatgttttctgcttCACGATGTTGCTTCTCACCAACCTTCCACGTAGCTGACTTGAGGTTGGcgcttcttcctctgtgtgtcagAGCACTTTTTATCCGTATGACAAAGTCCCTCTTTGCACCGCACCGAACTTCCTCTAAAAAAACAGGCAATTTAATAAGCTACAGGGATACATTCAAatctgtactctctctctcaaaaaacAACGCACAACCACAGGATATACAACCAAAACTGAACATAGGTTCTAGCCattgtgctcacacacacacaaacacacacacacacacacacacctgttttgAGACGTagattatttcttatttcttcgTGGTCACAAGGGTGAGTAAACTCGAAAATATTGTGTCCCATCAGCTCAGTCTGTCAAAGAATATAAAGtacatattcatattcaaattCTGCATCCTAAATGTATACCattgttcgtgtgtgtgtgtgtgtgtgtgtgtgtgtgtgtgtgtgtgtgtgtacctgtgtcaAGCCCATATACTTGCTGACGCCGTCAGACAGGAAGATCATGTCTCCCTCGGTGGACAGGACCATCAGAAATCCCTCCAGGATCCTCAGGTACATGTTTGTCTCCTCTGAGGCCTCGGCATCctccctttccttctcttcGCCCTCGTCACGTCCTCCGTCACACTGCCGCTGTTCCTCTCCACCTTCCATCACTTGTCCCCATTTGACTGTGTGACTGGCCTCTGATTTTGTCGCAGTCTTCCCTGAAACAGCGCAAGagagaaaattattttattgattttgcTGTTTGATTTTTTACAAATACtttgtgaaaaataataataatacattttatttatggagcgcttttaaaaaggtactcAGAGACGCTTTAcaggtacatataacattagtaattacattaagaaaaacaggacatttaaaatacttaaatagTTCCTCTCTTTGGAAaccttcgtgtgtgtgtgtgtgtgtgtgtgtgtgtgtgtgtgtgtgtgtgtgtgtgtgtgtgtgtgtgtgtttccaggtgttAATTCTCATACTATTGAGGACTTCCTCAGTCTAACTCTTGCTCAAGACCGCCAGTCTTGTGACTGCAGTTTACCacaacaagcttttttttttattttccatagCAGAAGataaaaaagtacatttcaatTATACTTCAGTATACTTACTATAGATACATAGAATTTGAACCAAAACATGTCTTTCTACATGTAGGTTTAAAGGTTCATTTGAAATAAGGAGTATTTTGGACAATGGAAACTTCTACAGATGTTAAAATACAGCAGGTTCCATCTTTATAGTTAGTAAGTTATTGATTAGGTGAACTCTTCATGGATCAATCCTGTTTTTGGgtgatcatttatttgttgtcattaaatgcatatttatattctgaatggaaatatttgtttataatttATGCTAAAAGTGCCCAATGACTTGAAATTGAAATTAGATTTTACGAACACATGCCCTTAATTTTTGAGGCAGAAAGTATTGCTTGCTTGCTGTCTCTTAGTCTTTACATATAACCTTTTATCTTGCAAAAACATGCAGcaatacgtatatatatatattaacatgtgtgatgtgtgtgtgatgtgtgtgtgatgtgtgtgtgatgaccgTTGGTACCTGTGAGCAGTGTGCGCATGCGTATGTAGCTGAGGGTGAGGCGAATCACGGAGGGCTTGTCCAGGTGATCTCGGACAGACTGTTGGAGCGGCAGGAGGCGAGACAAATCTTCAAACACCTCAGACTCCACCCGTCGTCTCCTTCTGGCTGCCTCACGGCTGATCGCCCTGTGGAGGACAGAGGGCGGGGAAAAAACACTCAGAACTAAAGTGATCTTATTAAAATGTACATGGATTTTATGGAATAAAAATGGCATAAGGTACCATAAAGCCACAAAAAGCTCACTGCATGACCACAGACATATTATACCATAGTTGAGTCTGAGAACGACAGAAAGTACTATTGTAACTGTTATTAAGATTCATTTAATGATTCTTATCCAGAAATTCAGAGTCAAAGTGAGAATTGCGGAGGTGTAAGCAAGGTGCATTTACTCAAAGACTCTATGAGGTACTTGAACTTTTACTTAACGgaactttattaaaaaaggaaatactgttcttttacttactttttactGTGCATTTTGATTACTACtaactttgcagattcagattctACCTTCAGCAGTCACAACATCACTGtatctccaaaatgtcaactttgcaGGAACTCTAATGTCATGTTTCAGATGGATGACTTTTTGACATTATCTCGTGAGACTGTAGAGCATTTCTCAACATGTAGGGAAGCTTGTAATACTTCAACTAAGATGACGCTGGTGAGTTATGAAATCTCCAATTTTAGGTTTTCATGCTTTCATGAGCGTGCTTACTCTTACTTTTGATGGAGTATATTTTATACCGGTAATACTTTGTACTAATTAATACTTTGACTTGAGACTTTGATTGCAtgagttttatttgtattttttcattgtGGTGTTGTTACgtttacttttctttaaagCAGTTCCACTGACGAACAAATGGGGAAGAACAGCAGTGAATGGTGGTCAAGATTCTGGATGCCCAGCGTGGCCACAACACCATCTTTGGGCTAACCACATCAGCTCAGTTACTGACTAAATTGGCACAGAGACAATTCAATTACAGCTAAAAAAGTAGAAgttggaatatatatattttttaaaaagcacatcAGTCACACCGTGAAGATGCAACACGCAGCTTTaccttctcttctccttgtcgGCTGTCATCGCGTAGAGCAGGCGTCTCTATCCGCTGTCATGGTGAACGTTGGCTCAGAACAGAAGAGATGGAGTCAGCAGGAGTTCACAGCCCAGCAGAGAATCTCCCCGCTACAATTTGCACCATCACAGGTAGTCTGATTAATCAGAGAGGCAATTAGTGATGCCAAATGTCACAAGGCAAGTGATCCCCCGCAGCACAGATGACTTCCACAGAGTgggtctcctctcctctctgcatgTGCATCACCTACAGGGCCTCCAAATCCGAGCATGATGATAGGTCAGCTGGCCAGGAAAAGCATCACCCtaccctcccctccctccctccctctttccactccccccccccccccccccgcccctcccCTCACTTCTGCTCTCACACAAACTTTGAAGCATCCCACAGAGCAGATCTGCCTCTGAGCGGCAGCAAGCGAGAATCAATAAAAACGAGGAAGGAAAGATGACACAGAGGAGTCTGGGAGAGATGTAGACAGCTCAGTGTTTTATTGGAATCAGACCAGACAGGACTAGCCCGGCTGTTGCACTACATTTTGGCACAGAGTAAGATAGTGTGACCAGGAACAGCCCTACCCCTGGGTGCACAAAGCTTcactacacactgactctactgCACACAGAGCAACCAGCTTGCCTTCAGATCACTGTACAGTACACGCGACAACAGtccgtctctgtgtgtgcatgtgtgtgtgtttgtaagaaagagagtgagaagaagagggaggaggcgAAGGAGAGAGTCTGTAtgtggtgggtgtgtgtatgtggtgggtgtgtgtgtgtgtgtgtgtgtgtgtgtgtgtgtgtgtgtgtgtgtgtgtgtgt contains:
- the epas1a gene encoding endothelial PAS domain-containing protein 1; protein product: MTADKEKRRAISREAARRRRRVESEVFEDLSRLLPLQQSVRDHLDKPSVIRLTLSYIRMRTLLTGKTATKSEASHTVKWGQVMEGGEEQRQCDGGRDEGEEKEREDAEASEETNMYLRILEGFLMVLSTEGDMIFLSDGVSKYMGLTQTELMGHNIFEFTHPCDHEEIRNNLRLKTEEVRCGAKRDFVIRIKSALTHRGRSANLKSATWKVLHCQGRAKACVGPSSVSCLLLTCQPLPLSHTMLSTHTFTSQHSMDMRFTYCDQRITLLLGYSTEELLGRSIYDLCHTLDTNCLTKNHLNLCFKSQSVSGRYRMLVKGGGYVWVESHSAVIPSIRPSKSRPGAHQPLCILCVTYVLSGVEEPSLQLSVDQTVHRYLS